From Hippoglossus stenolepis isolate QCI-W04-F060 chromosome 6, HSTE1.2, whole genome shotgun sequence, a single genomic window includes:
- the cfap206 gene encoding cilia- and flagella-associated protein 206 — MSRAHAENVIKNIIREIVQECAVRGHVVSDTLVAFMVKAVVLDPRNGFNVDRTLTKQDVQKLEELCLDKLMEKCSPSLDTIKMQVYFDINYTSRREFLEEIQRVVDSRLSPVSRDITDSRVKTREELDALYRKIITYIVLRSGMGSPTDDNTLQEATAALQSVFPPTELGTFMVLLKKEKEKQLNELTMIVTGIRIFNKASRKRGEETDLRELMPDFLNGSLPVISNSIEKELSASQSLAWKYTAVLEKLTDSDHQPEELDVSSVLLKQALYNIRQHEVFLKMLLADACLCAKHVEFLQTELSSQMKLLKETVQSKTAVPTANVFPLFKALSDVWSGLRDEAELLSILNNIKLSLQPLLTSQANIFSEAYLDDLLEASEVKTDEQRLTESSDERIIQAEMKTQEWLLPEATTSFNDLLLQYNGVCGYTLVNRDGLLLPGNPHIGVMRHKEKLYAFSSKEAALKFASRPDDFIAEVTEKAKLSPELIQLLKLHQQFSCVSPYSEMQPGESLLVKPITKCESSTQTDLHPVETNIVKSYEWNEWELRRKAIRLANLRTKVTHSAQTDLSHMRRENITQTWLPKDAACQSKRDGESNMPRPQVYLAGLRGQRDGHMVKTNLTRSVDE; from the exons ATGTCGCGGGCTCACGCGGAAAAcgtgattaaaaacattatcCGTGAGATAGTGCAGGAGTGTGCGGTGAGGGGACATGTCGTGTCGGACACTTTGGTTGCTTTCATG GTGAAAGCTGTTGTTCTGGACCCAAGAAATGGATTCAATGTTGATCGCACACTGACAAAACAAGATGTCCAGAAACTGGAGGAG TTGTGTCTGGATAAACTGATGGAAAAGTGCAGCCCCTCCCTCGACACAATCAAAATGCAAGTGTATTTTGATATAAATTACACTTCCCGAC gtgagTTTCTCGAGGAAATCCAGCGGGTGGTGGACTCCAGGCTCAGCCCAGTTAGCAGAGACATCACTGATAGCAGGGTGAAAACACGAGAGGAACTAGATGCTCTGTACCGTAAAATCATCACATACATCGTGCTGCGCTCCGGCATGGGTTCACCTACAGATGACAACACTCTGCAAGAGGCTACAG CTGCTCTGCAAAGTGTCTTTCCTCCGACTGAACTGGGAACCTTCATGGTGCTTttaaagaaggaaaaggagaagcaGCTTAATGAACTTACCATGATTGTAACAGGGATCCGAATCTTCAACAAAGCCAGCaggaagaggggggaggaaACTGACCTTCGTGAACTAA TGCCGGACTTTCTAAATGGAAGTCTTCCAGTCATCAGTAACAGCATAGAGAAGGAGCTGAGTGCGTCACAGAGTTTGGCATGGAAATACACGGCTGTGCTGGAGAAGCTGACAGACTCTGACCATCAGCCTGAAGAACTTGACGTGTCCTCTGTCTTGCTCAAACAGGCTCTCTACAACATCAGGCAGCACGAAGTGTTCCTCAAAATGTTACTG GCTGATGCATGTCTGTGTGCCAAGCATGTTGAATTCCTGCAGACGGAGCTCTCGTCACAGATGAAGCTGCTGAAAGAAACCGTGCAGTCAAAGACAGCTGTACCCACTGCAAATGTTTTT CCACTGTTCAAAGCCCTGTCAGACGTGTGGTCTGGACTTCGGGATGAGGCTGAGCTGCTGAGCATCCTCAATAACATCAAGCTCAGTCTGCAgcccctcctcacctctcagGCCAACATTTTTTCTGAAGCTTATCTGGATGACCTGCTGGAGGCgtcagaggtgaagacagaTGAACAGAGACTGACTGAGTCCTCAG ATGAGCGCATTATTCAAGCTGAGATGAAGACACAGGAATGGCTCCTGCCTGAAGCAACAACTAGTTTTAATGATCTGTTGCTACAGTATAATGGAGTCTGTGGCTACACACTTGTGAACCGGGATGGGCTTCTTCTTCCAG GTAATCCACACATTGGAGTCATGAGACATAAAGAGAAGCTTTATGCTTTTAGCTCCAAAGAAGCAGCTTTGAAATTTGCCTCTCGTCCAGACGACTTCATTGCAGAGGTCACAGAAAAAGCCAAGCTCTCTCCTGAACTCATTCAGCTTCTCAAACTCCACCAACAGTTCTCCTGTGTCAGTCCATACTCTGAG ATGCAGCCAGGAGAGAGTTTGCTGGTGAAGCCCATCACTAAGTGTGAGAGCAGCACGCAGACTGACCTACACCCAGTGGAGACAAACATAGTCAAGTCATATGAGTGGAATGAGTGGGAACTGCGGAGAAAAGCTATCAGACTG GCTAATCTTCGGACCAAAGTTACGCACTCAGCACAGACTGATCTGAGCCACATGAGGCGGGAAAACATCACTCAGACCTGGCTGCCCAAGGACGCCGCCTGTCAAAGCAAGAGAGACGGTGAGAGCAACATGCCCAGGCCTCAGGTCTACCTGGCAGGTCTGAGGGGACAAAGAGACGGACACATGGTCAAAACTAACCTGACCAGATCTGTGGATGAATAA